CGTTCGGTCTGAGCAGCCGGAAGTTGTACTTTTTGTTGTTTCGGGTGCGGATCGAAACCTCATCCCCCTCCACCGTGAAGCTGCGCAGGCCGGAGTAGGCTTCAAAAAAGCTGTGGTCTGCTTCCGTAGTTTTGAATTCGACCCCATCATCCGTAATGCGCAAATATCCCCTGCAGCTGGAGAACACATGTTTGTGCTCGACGGGGAAAGGGGTCGCCTTCATCGCGTTCAGCTGCATGCGCTGCTGCAGATCCTGAATCATGCCCTGGATCCGTTCGGGGGCGTACTTGTCCACGCCACCCAGAGCTTTGGCCTTTTCCAGATGTTCCGCTGCCTGACCGAGGTCGCTGCGGTGCCTATCGTATAGAATCCCGAGATTGAGATGAGCGTAGGCGTTGTTGGGATTGAGGGAGATGCATTTCTCGAAATTCAGGATGGCAGTGTCGAGCTGCTTTTCTTCGAGGTAGGTGGCGCCCAGGTAGAAATAGGCCTCATCGCTGTTGGGTTCCAGCTTCAGGTACTCCTGCCATTCGGCCAGAGCTTTTTCATGAGCACCGGACCGGTAGGCATTGATGGCCGAGAGGCGGAGGTTGGCCAGCTTTTCCCGTGACTGCTGCTGTTCTTCCTGCAGCCGCTGGAGCCGGGCCTGCTCGGACCGGGAATTCTCCGCCAGTTTGGCTTCCACCATCGCAAGGCGGGAACTGCTGTATTTGTCGTCCGGAAAGTATTGCAGAGCCAGCTTGAACTCGGTGCGGGCCCCCTGCAGGTCTCCGCTGCTGAGCTTCGTGTCTCCTCGAGTCTGCAGCAACTCCATGAGGTGGGACAGCGCGCCCAGCGCGTACACATTCTTCCGGTCGAAACGCAGGATGCTGCGCAGCGCGTCCCATGCGTCGTCTTTTTCCGGGGGCAGCAGCACACCTGCTTTGAAAGCGGCCTCCGCCTTGATCTTCCATTCCTCGATCTGCTTTTCCCGGTCCTTCACGCTGGCGTCGATCTTGGAGGAAATGTCGGCCAGTCGTTCATTGATGGCAATGTCGTTGGGGTAGATAAGGGAAAGGCTCTTGTACTCATTCTCCGCTGCCAGCCAGTCTTCACGCGCGTAGGCGAGGTCGGCCTTCTGGTGCACCGTCTCGGCAAGTTTGGCCTTGACATCGGCCGCGAAGGCATTGGCGGGATCGATCGCCAGGATTTTGTCCGCGAAATAGAGCACGTTGTAGTCGTCCGGCGGCGGCAACAGGATGTTCTCCTCCTGGGCGCTGTCCAGCTTCTTTTTCCAGGCTTCGAGCTCAGCCAGCTGTTCATTGGTCAGCTTGGCAACGAGCGGTTTGAGCGCCAGGTGGATATTTTCGGTGGAATAGGGAATCACTTCCACTTCCTGCACATACTCTTCGTAGCCGTCCTTGACCGCCCTCACCTGATGCCCGCCGGACTTCAGATCGCCGAGAGTGAGCGGGGAGGCGCCTCGCTGCTTCCCATCCAGGAGAATCGTGGCCCCGGGGGGCGTCGTTTTGACGACCAGGCCCCCGTACTTCGGCTTCAGATAGAGGTAAGAGAACACGGAGACAAAGCAGACCAGGCTTGTGAGGATGAGAATCCCCAAGCTGATCATCAGCGTTCGGACCTTGATTTGCGCGGGCTCGGCAGGGTACCCTGCCACCTCCGGTTCATCGCTCGGCTCCGGCGGGAGATCGGCGCCGTCTACGGGACAAAACACAAACTCGTCCGGATAAAGATTGCGGCACTTGGAGCACTTTTTCATCGGAGCTAAAATAACATACCCGGCTCGCGCAGGTAAAAAATTCGGCTGGGCAGGGGATCGCCTCCCTGGCGCTTCACGAACGACGGAGGACTGCAGCTTGGCTATCGCAACGGCTCTGGCACCGCCGAAGATTTTGGAACTCGGCTGTGGTCGAACGAAGCACCCGAACGCCGTGGGGATCGATCGGGTTGCCTTGCCGGGAGTGGATGTTGTCCACGATCTGAACCGCAGCCCGTACCCTTTCGGCGACAACACCTTTGATGAGGTCTACGCTGTCCACGTGATCGAGCACCTGGACTCCATCCTGGCCGTGATGGAGGAATTACACCGGATCACCAGGCCGAAGGCCCGCATTGTCATCATCACGCCCCATCACAGCGACGCCATTTCCTGGCAGGATCCTACCCATAAATGGCATTTGAATTCCTTTTCGTTCAGCTACTTTGAGCCCTCCTATCATACCAACTATTACACCACAGCCCGGTTCCGGATAAGGAGCAAAGAGGTGGAGTTGGCATCCATCTGGAAGTCGCTGGGAGTTCAGTACCTGATCAATCTCGACAACAGGTTCCCCGCTTTTCGTTTCATCAGGAAACTCTGGGAACAGCACCTCTGTTACGTGGTGCGCGGCAAACAGCTCACCTTCGTCCTGGAAACCATAAAATAGGAATCAGCAGCCAGGAGTCAGAATGAACGAACCGTCTCCTGCGGTTCACGTCTGAGATTTGCGTGGTGGGAGAGATGTCTCCGTCCGTTCTATTTTTATGCTGACTCCTGACTCTTTTGCATAGCTGCTCAGAAATCAACACGGGCGCGATGGCTCAGACGGTACCGAACTTGGCGCGCGGCAGGAATTCACCGCTGCCCGGCCGGCTCATCACCTTCCCCTCGCGGGCGATGATTCTGCCACGCTGGATCACCAGCCACGGAGAACCATGGGTTCTCATCCCTTCGTAGGCGCAGTAATCGACACGAGAAAGCGCAATCGCCTTCGAAAGAGTTTGATCGGTTCTGGGATCGAAAATCACCAGATCGGCATCGCTCCCCACGGCAATGGTTCCCTTGCGGGGGAACAGGCCGAACAGCCTGGCCGGCATGCTGCAAAGCAGATCCACCAAGCGGTTCATGGAGATCCTGCCGTTTTGAACACCGGTCGAACTGATCGCGGACAGGCGCTCCTGCACGCCGGAGAGGCCGCGCGGCGCCTGAACGAAGCTGTCCGTGCCCAGGTCCTTCTGGCCGGCATAGTTGAAGGCGGTGTGGTCGCTCCCGACGACCTGAATGTCTCCAGAGTTCAGAGCCTTCCAGAGAATCTCCTGATGCCAGGCAGGTCGCAGAGGCGGGGTCACATAGTACTTGACGGCCTCATTTTCCTCATAGCGCTCGCTGTTGAGAAGGAGATAATGCGAGCAAGTCTCGGCAAAAACCTGCTGGCCGCGATCGCGCGCAGCCTTGACCTTTTCGAGCGCGTGCGCCGAGGACAGGTTGGTAATGTACACGGGGGTGTGTGCCAGATCGGCCAGGGAGATGATGCGCGCCACGGCCTCGGCCTCCACTTCCGGCGGCCTGACCGCCGGGAGGTACTTCGCCGAGCTCTTGCCGGCCGCCGACAGGCGCCGCCACAGGAGATCGATCACCTCACCGTTCTCGGCGTGGACGCAGGGGAGCGCGCCCGCCGCCGTCACCCGCTGCAGGAAATCCAAAGCGGCGGCATCGCTGATGCGGCGTTCGCCGATTCCCTCGAGCGAGACCTTGAAGCTCGTAATGCCTGACTCCACCATCGCGGGAATCTCATTAGCTACGGCGTCGTTCACTTCCGAGAGCGCGATGTGGAATCCATAATCGACGACGGCGCGCGCCTCGGCTTTGGCCTTCCATGCTTCCAGGGTTTGCGCCAGGGTAGCTCCCGGCGCTTGCTGGGCGAAATCAACTACAGTCGTGGTTCCGCCGGCTGCGGCGGCAGCTGTGCCGGTCTCAAAGTCATCCACGGTGGTCATGCCGTCGACCTGAGCGTCGAGGTGAGTGTGGACGTCGACTCCGCCGGGCAAAACCCATTTTTCCGTTGCATCCACGATCTCGCTGGCGATTTTAGAAATCTCTCTTCCGATCTCGGAAATGATGCCGTTCTTCACCAGGATGTCCGCCTTGTACATGTCCGTCGCCGTGATGATAGTTCCGTTCTTGATCAAGGTTGTCATAAGCTCTCCAGGGCGCGAAAACGAAAGAGCTGCAGCGAAGAACGTGGAGGACGCGGATCGATATCTCGTGTCATCCTCGTTTTTCGCAGCCGCTTCGTTTCGCACATACGGTGTCGTCTTAACGATCCCAATATATCGTCTTGTCTCTTGAAGGCTGGTCCGCTTCGATCGAAAGCGGGTGCGCACGGTACGGCGGAGGGTTTGCAGCGCTGCGCGGGCGGGCGTTTCTCCCCTACATCAGGCAGGTGAACGCTGGGACTATGCCTGCCGGAGCTGATCCAAAGATCGGTCCAACAGAAGCACTGCGTCGTCCACGTCCCTCCTGGTGCAGGTGAGAGCCGGGGAGATGCGGATCACGTTACCGTAGAGCCCCCCTTTGCCGAGGATCAAGCCGTTGTTCTTTGCCAGGTCCATCAACCGGCGCATTTCCTCAACTGCCGGCTGCTTGGTCTTGCGATCCCGTACCAGCTCCACGCCCTGCATGAGGCCCATGCCCCGGACCTCCCCGATGATGAGGTGCTTGTCCTGCAGTTCCTCGAGGCGCTCTCTTAAATACTGGCCCGTCACCCGCGCGTTCTCCAGCAGGCCCTCCGACTCGATGAAATCGATTGTGGCCTTTGCCGCGCGGGCGGCTACCGGGTTGCCGCCGAACGTGGATATGGTCAAACCCTTGAATGAATCAGCGATTTCAGGAGCGGCAATAGTGGCCCCGGCTGGGGACCCGTTGGCCAGCCCTTTCGCCATGGTGATGATGTCGGGCTGAACGCTCCAGTGCTCGATGCCGAACCATTTCCCTCCAGTCCGGCCCAATCCTGTTTGAACTTCGTCGCTGATGAATACCCCGCCATATTTGCGGACGATCTCCGCTACGATCGAAAAATACTCCCTGGGCGGAGTGATGAAACCACCCACGCCCTGTATCGGTTCAGCAATAAAGGCCGCCAGCTGCCCGCTGGTAGCCGTACGAATCATCTCCTCCATATCCCGGGCACAAACCAGCTCGCAGTCGGGATATGTCTTTTCAAATGGGCAGCGATAGCAGTAGGCGCTGTGGGCATGCACAATCCCGGGAAGTCCCGGGCCGCCTGTGCGCCACGCGTATTGGCCCGTGATGCTCATGGCCAGAGCCGATCGGCCGCTGTAGGCGTGACGCAGGGCTACGACTTCGTGGCGCCCCGTGTACGCACGCGCGATCTGGATGGCTGTCTCATTGGCTTCTGTGCCGCTGTTGGTAAAAAAGCTCTTCTGCAGGCGACCCGGTGTGATGGCGGCAAGTTTCTCAGCCAGCTCTACCTGGGGCGCGGTCAGGTACAGGGTCGACGCGTGCTGGAGCGTGCGCGCCTGCTCCACCAGGGCGTCCGTGATCGTGTCATTGCAGTGTCCCGCGATGACGGTGAGTATCCCGCCGAAAAAGTCCAGGTACTCCCGTCCCTCCGTGTCATAAAGGTGGAGGCCCTTGCCGCGTGCAAGCGCCAGCGGCTCGGAATAGTATGTGAGGATCGCGGGGAAAAGGAAACGCTCCTTCTTCTCGAGGATTTCCTGCTTCGTCAGCGTCTTGCCCACCGACAATTCCACAAATAGTATCTTTCTTTGTCGCTTCTTCCTTATGGATCCCCGTTGACCAGCGGGTCGAGACGCCTGCCTTCTGACTCAGGTGGCCTGCAGGTCAATGCCTTCTCTCAACGTCGAGGCATTATATCACCGGATTGGAATTTCGGGACAGTCCCTGACTGTGTGCCCAGGCGCCGGGGCGCACTCTCCGACGCATGAATACTACCTCGACCCTCAACAGCTTGGCGCAGAAGCCGCGGGTAGTGGCAGAGAACGCAGCGCTTTGACGGCCTCGATTCCGAACTCTCCGCTCCCCTCCGCGCCCTTTCTGCGCTGATCTCGTGCATTTTGGGGGTGGCTTGCCCCGGAATGGGCGCAGCTTGATGGCGCGGGGCAAATGTACTAGCATGCGGGGTTGCTCCCAAGAGAGGATCCTTTTAGTCACCGGAGGCCGTCATGCTGAAGACCGGATCGAAACCGAAAATTCGGGCGCCCAGGGGGGCCGGCCTGAGCTGCAAAAGCTGGCATCAGGAAGCCGCCATGCGCATGCTGATGAACAACCTTGACGAAGAGGTCGGGGAACGTCCCGAAGAGTTGATCATCTATGGCGGCAGCGGCAAGGCGGCGCGCAACTGGGAGTGCTACCACGCCATCATCGCCTCCCTGCAGAATCTGGAAAACGACGAAACGCTGCTTGTGCAGTCGGGCAAACCCGTCGGCGTCTTCCGCACCCATGAGTATGCACCCCGCGTCCTGATCGCCAACGCCAACCTGGTGGGGAATTGGGATAACTGGACGGAGTTCCGCCGGCTCGAGGCCATCGGCCTGATGATGTACGGCCAGATGACTGCAGGGAGTTGGATCTACATCGGCAGCCAGGGAATCGTCCAGGGCACTTACGAGACTTTCGCTTCCATGGCACGGAGCCACTTCGGCGGCAGCCTGCGTGGCAAGATCCTCGTCTCCGGAGGGCTCGGCGGCATGGGCGGAGCCCAGCCGCTGGCAGCCACGATGCTTGGAGCCGCTTTCCTGGGCATAGACGTGGACCCGGAGAGGATCCACAAGCGGCTTCGCACTGAGTATTGCCAGCGCATTTCCTACGATCTGGACGAAGCACTCCGCCTCGTCGAGAGTGCGGCACGCAGGGGGGAGGCAATTTCGATAGGATTGGTCGGCAACTGCGCCGAAGTGCTCCCGGAACTGGTGCGCCGCGGTTTCACGCCCGATGCGCTCACCGACCAGACCAGCGCGCACGATCCGCTGAACGGCTACGTTCCCGCCGGGGTCAAACTGGAAGAGGCCGCGCGCCTGCGCCGAGAGGATCCCGACGAATACGTGCGCCGGAGCATGGACTCGATCGCCGTGCACGTGCGCGCCATGCTCGAAATGCAGCGGCGCGGCGCCGTCACCTTCGATTACGGCAATAACATCCGCGGCCATGCGCTCAAGGCCGGGGTCACCAACGCGCTCGATTTTCCCGGATTCGTCCCGGCCTATATCCGCCCGCTCTTCTGCGAAGGGCGCGGCCCCTTCCGCTGGGCAGCGCTCTCGGGCGACCCGGCGGATATTGCGGCCACCGACGGCCTGGTGCTGGAAATGTTCCCAGAGAATGAGTCTCTCTGCAACTGGATCCGGCTTGCCCGGGAGAGGATCCGCTTTCAGGGATTGCCCGCCCGAATTTGCTGGCTTGGATACGGCGAGCGGGCCGCATTCGGTCTGCGCATCAATGACCTGGTCGCGCGCGGGAAAATCCTGGCGCCTATCGTCATCGGGAGAGACCACCTCGATTGCGGCTCGGTCGCGTCGCCCTACCGCGAGACCGAGTCGATGAAGGACACCTCGGACGCCGTGGCCGACTGGCCCATCCTGAACGCGCTGCTCAACACCGCCAGCGGCGCCTCCTGGGTATCGTTCCACGACGGCGGCGGCGTGGGCGTCGGTTACTCGATGCACGCCGGCCAGGTGACGGTTGCGGACGGCACCGCCGGGATGGCCCGCCGAATCGAACGCGTGCTTAC
The Terriglobia bacterium genome window above contains:
- a CDS encoding PEGA domain-containing protein, with translation MKKCSKCRNLYPDEFVFCPVDGADLPPEPSDEPEVAGYPAEPAQIKVRTLMISLGILILTSLVCFVSVFSYLYLKPKYGGLVVKTTPPGATILLDGKQRGASPLTLGDLKSGGHQVRAVKDGYEEYVQEVEVIPYSTENIHLALKPLVAKLTNEQLAELEAWKKKLDSAQEENILLPPPDDYNVLYFADKILAIDPANAFAADVKAKLAETVHQKADLAYAREDWLAAENEYKSLSLIYPNDIAINERLADISSKIDASVKDREKQIEEWKIKAEAAFKAGVLLPPEKDDAWDALRSILRFDRKNVYALGALSHLMELLQTRGDTKLSSGDLQGARTEFKLALQYFPDDKYSSSRLAMVEAKLAENSRSEQARLQRLQEEQQQSREKLANLRLSAINAYRSGAHEKALAEWQEYLKLEPNSDEAYFYLGATYLEEKQLDTAILNFEKCISLNPNNAYAHLNLGILYDRHRSDLGQAAEHLEKAKALGGVDKYAPERIQGMIQDLQQRMQLNAMKATPFPVEHKHVFSSCRGYLRITDDGVEFKTTEADHSFFEAYSGLRSFTVEGDEVSIRTRNNKKYNFRLLRPNDANTVRRLAALHLKANE
- a CDS encoding class I SAM-dependent methyltransferase, yielding MAIATALAPPKILELGCGRTKHPNAVGIDRVALPGVDVVHDLNRSPYPFGDNTFDEVYAVHVIEHLDSILAVMEELHRITRPKARIVIITPHHSDAISWQDPTHKWHLNSFSFSYFEPSYHTNYYTTARFRIRSKEVELASIWKSLGVQYLINLDNRFPAFRFIRKLWEQHLCYVVRGKQLTFVLETIK
- the hydA gene encoding dihydropyrimidinase, whose product is MTTLIKNGTIITATDMYKADILVKNGIISEIGREISKIASEIVDATEKWVLPGGVDVHTHLDAQVDGMTTVDDFETGTAAAAAGGTTTVVDFAQQAPGATLAQTLEAWKAKAEARAVVDYGFHIALSEVNDAVANEIPAMVESGITSFKVSLEGIGERRISDAAALDFLQRVTAAGALPCVHAENGEVIDLLWRRLSAAGKSSAKYLPAVRPPEVEAEAVARIISLADLAHTPVYITNLSSAHALEKVKAARDRGQQVFAETCSHYLLLNSERYEENEAVKYYVTPPLRPAWHQEILWKALNSGDIQVVGSDHTAFNYAGQKDLGTDSFVQAPRGLSGVQERLSAISSTGVQNGRISMNRLVDLLCSMPARLFGLFPRKGTIAVGSDADLVIFDPRTDQTLSKAIALSRVDYCAYEGMRTHGSPWLVIQRGRIIAREGKVMSRPGSGEFLPRAKFGTV
- a CDS encoding aspartate aminotransferase family protein, which codes for MTKQEILEKKERFLFPAILTYYSEPLALARGKGLHLYDTEGREYLDFFGGILTVIAGHCNDTITDALVEQARTLQHASTLYLTAPQVELAEKLAAITPGRLQKSFFTNSGTEANETAIQIARAYTGRHEVVALRHAYSGRSALAMSITGQYAWRTGGPGLPGIVHAHSAYCYRCPFEKTYPDCELVCARDMEEMIRTATSGQLAAFIAEPIQGVGGFITPPREYFSIVAEIVRKYGGVFISDEVQTGLGRTGGKWFGIEHWSVQPDIITMAKGLANGSPAGATIAAPEIADSFKGLTISTFGGNPVAARAAKATIDFIESEGLLENARVTGQYLRERLEELQDKHLIIGEVRGMGLMQGVELVRDRKTKQPAVEEMRRLMDLAKNNGLILGKGGLYGNVIRISPALTCTRRDVDDAVLLLDRSLDQLRQA
- the hutU gene encoding urocanate hydratase, with product MLKTGSKPKIRAPRGAGLSCKSWHQEAAMRMLMNNLDEEVGERPEELIIYGGSGKAARNWECYHAIIASLQNLENDETLLVQSGKPVGVFRTHEYAPRVLIANANLVGNWDNWTEFRRLEAIGLMMYGQMTAGSWIYIGSQGIVQGTYETFASMARSHFGGSLRGKILVSGGLGGMGGAQPLAATMLGAAFLGIDVDPERIHKRLRTEYCQRISYDLDEALRLVESAARRGEAISIGLVGNCAEVLPELVRRGFTPDALTDQTSAHDPLNGYVPAGVKLEEAARLRREDPDEYVRRSMDSIAVHVRAMLEMQRRGAVTFDYGNNIRGHALKAGVTNALDFPGFVPAYIRPLFCEGRGPFRWAALSGDPADIAATDGLVLEMFPENESLCNWIRLARERIRFQGLPARICWLGYGERAAFGLRINDLVARGKILAPIVIGRDHLDCGSVASPYRETESMKDTSDAVADWPILNALLNTASGASWVSFHDGGGVGVGYSMHAGQVTVADGTAGMARRIERVLTNDPGIGVARHVDAGYDDARQFARHKNIKIPMM